The proteins below are encoded in one region of Oncorhynchus nerka isolate Pitt River linkage group LG15, Oner_Uvic_2.0, whole genome shotgun sequence:
- the LOC115143004 gene encoding myosin regulatory light chain 2, ventricular/cardiac muscle isoform, giving the protein MAPKKAKKKSADSNSNVFSIFEQSQIQEFKEAFTIMDQNRDGFIDKNDLRDTFAALGRLNVKQEEIDEMLKEASGPVNFTIFLTMFGEKLKGADPEETILNAFKVFDPEGKGVLRKDFVTEMLTTQADRFSPEEMEQMFAAFPPDVAGNLDYKNLVHVITHGEEKDQE; this is encoded by the exons ATG gcacccaagaaggcaaagaagaAGTCAGCGGACTCTAACTCCAATGTGTTTTCGATTTTTGAGCAGTCTCAGATCCAGGAGTTCAAGGAG GCCTTCACCATCATGGACCAGAACAGAGATGGATTCATTGACAAAAATGACCTGAGGGACACCTTTGCTGCACTGG GGCGGCTCAACGTGAAGCAGGAGGAGATAGATGAGATGCTGAAAGAGGCATCCGGCCCCGTCAACTTCACCATCTTCCTCACCATGTTCGGGGAGAAGCTGAAAG GCGCTGATCCAGAGGAGACTATCCTCAATGCTTTTAAAGTATTTGACCCCGAAGGAAAAGGGGTCCTGAGGAAGGACTT TGTGACAGAGATGCTGACGACACAAGCGGACAGATTTTCTCCTGAAGAG ATGGAGCAGATGTTTGCAGCCTTCCCACCAGACGTGGCAGGAAATCTAGACTACAAAAACCTTGTGCACGTCATCACACACGGAGAAGAGAAGGACCAGGAGTAA